In one Natronosalvus amylolyticus genomic region, the following are encoded:
- a CDS encoding rhomboid family intramembrane serine protease, with product MMVTPTQAVLFVTLVAALAFGWFFASETRDRCRAHLERRFLYGVPWGTLVTVAVVVAFYLFAQGGLRNWNDPLIYPYVTWSYFYPTGVLTAGIAHGSVAHILSNMSATLVLAPIAEYAWGHFSPRDDADGENDEETGRSSDEGVGTGTIDDSMAGSETGRPPLRTDGAGDEAEADRGGANEGVTGVDGGTGARAAGILQRPWIRALVVFPGALLGMALLTSTFSMGPGLGFSGAVFAIAGFALVTYPLATVVGVAASAALSTVLTALNTPIVRAGIETGPPSPPGWAGIGFQAHMLGFLLGVLLAIGLLAVRTDRQQPRPSAGRLFGATVLFGLAQSLWLLAFPGGEDTFVLYRGAGVVLVFLLAIGITLAVTGSTRPLPRIFSSASRVPSRRQVGAFWLVFLGLVFAGTVVGAFASETPVVPVAGVAAFFVFLFGVPAVVAVFPDRLRPGSGPVTRRQTVTVCLLVFTVLVAAPSLPLSLGVVDDGTVPAGEVRAGDYAVSYAENATSGQTPAVDFGDDELFSSQQSGVIVVSEDRQLWTVAVREEVLAHEGNDTVHVGGFGWRETIAVDRHGWNVVGNDTAYVVDLELDGETTRSFASEPSTANVRLDGHELTVVPGEEVSMQVTRDGETVGEAAIPSVGDRVSVGPLEIRTETVDGDVRVVVDDGETQVQVAEREEFSS from the coding sequence ATGATGGTGACGCCGACACAGGCCGTCTTGTTCGTGACGCTCGTCGCCGCGCTCGCCTTCGGCTGGTTTTTCGCCAGCGAAACGCGCGACCGGTGTCGAGCGCACCTCGAGCGTCGCTTTCTGTATGGCGTTCCGTGGGGAACCCTGGTGACCGTCGCGGTCGTCGTCGCGTTCTATCTGTTCGCACAGGGGGGTCTTCGAAACTGGAACGACCCGCTCATCTATCCGTACGTCACCTGGTCGTACTTCTACCCGACGGGCGTCCTCACGGCGGGTATCGCTCACGGCTCGGTCGCACACATCCTCTCGAACATGTCGGCGACGCTCGTGTTGGCTCCCATCGCCGAGTACGCCTGGGGGCACTTTTCGCCTCGAGACGACGCTGACGGTGAGAACGACGAAGAGACCGGTCGCTCGAGCGACGAGGGGGTAGGTACCGGAACGATTGACGACTCGATGGCCGGTTCCGAAACCGGTCGACCGCCGCTTCGGACGGATGGGGCAGGGGATGAAGCTGAGGCGGACAGAGGGGGAGCCAACGAAGGTGTAACAGGCGTTGATGGGGGTACGGGCGCTCGAGCCGCGGGCATCTTGCAACGACCGTGGATCCGCGCCCTCGTCGTCTTCCCCGGCGCACTGCTGGGGATGGCTCTCCTGACCTCGACGTTCTCGATGGGGCCGGGGCTCGGCTTTTCCGGTGCCGTATTCGCTATCGCTGGCTTTGCACTCGTCACCTACCCCCTCGCGACGGTAGTTGGTGTCGCCGCGAGCGCGGCACTGAGTACGGTGTTGACCGCGCTCAACACACCTATCGTCCGCGCAGGTATCGAGACTGGACCACCGTCGCCCCCAGGCTGGGCGGGAATCGGGTTTCAGGCCCACATGCTCGGCTTTCTGCTAGGCGTGCTCCTGGCAATCGGATTGCTCGCCGTCCGAACCGACCGGCAACAACCGAGACCGTCCGCCGGGCGACTCTTCGGGGCGACGGTCCTCTTTGGCCTGGCGCAGTCGCTCTGGTTGCTCGCGTTTCCGGGTGGAGAGGACACGTTCGTCCTCTATCGTGGCGCTGGCGTCGTCCTCGTGTTTCTGTTGGCTATTGGGATTACGCTCGCCGTCACGGGAAGTACTCGGCCCCTGCCGCGAATCTTCTCGAGTGCGTCCCGGGTTCCCTCGAGGCGACAGGTGGGCGCGTTCTGGCTGGTCTTCCTGGGACTCGTATTTGCCGGGACGGTCGTCGGGGCCTTCGCGTCGGAGACGCCCGTCGTCCCCGTCGCTGGCGTCGCCGCCTTTTTCGTGTTTCTGTTCGGGGTCCCGGCGGTAGTGGCTGTGTTCCCCGACCGACTCCGGCCAGGTTCGGGGCCGGTCACGCGACGACAGACGGTCACTGTCTGCCTGCTGGTGTTTACGGTGCTGGTCGCCGCACCCAGTCTCCCGCTGAGTCTGGGCGTCGTCGATGACGGAACGGTGCCCGCCGGCGAGGTCAGGGCTGGCGATTACGCGGTGAGTTACGCCGAGAACGCGACCAGCGGCCAGACGCCCGCCGTCGACTTCGGGGACGACGAACTCTTTTCGAGTCAACAGAGTGGCGTCATCGTCGTTAGCGAGGACAGACAGCTCTGGACGGTCGCCGTCCGCGAGGAGGTGCTCGCCCACGAGGGCAACGATACCGTCCACGTCGGCGGCTTCGGTTGGCGGGAAACGATTGCGGTCGACCGGCACGGCTGGAACGTCGTCGGCAACGACACCGCCTACGTCGTCGACCTCGAACTGGACGGCGAGACCACCCGGTCGTTCGCCTCCGAGCCGTCGACCGCGAACGTCCGTCTCGACGGCCACGAGCTAACGGTGGTTCCGGGCGAGGAGGTCTCGATGCAAGTCACTCGAGACGGTGAGACGGTGGGCGAGGCCGCGATTCCGTCGGTCGGTGACCGTGTCTCGGTCGGCCCGCTCGAGATCCGAACCGAAACCGTCGATGGCGACGTTCGCGTGGTCGTCGACGACGGCGAGACGCAGGTACAGGTCGCCGAACGCGAGGAGTTTTCGAGCTAA